From a region of the Paenibacillus sp. FSL R10-2734 genome:
- a CDS encoding amino acid permease, with protein MAQPELKRELANRHVQLIAIGGTIGTGLFLGSGKAIEKAGPSIMITYLIVGIAVFFVMRALGELLLSKAGYQSFTDIAEDYLGSRVAFITGWTYWFCWIMTAMADVIAVGVYVQYWFDIPQWVPAIACLVVLLGLNLLTVKSFGELEFWFALIKVITILALIGLGVILLIIGFKTDAGSVTIRNLWEHGGFFPNGISGFLFSFQMVVFAYVGVELVGVSAAETADPEKNIPSAINKIPLRILFFYVGALFVLLCINPWTELSPAESPFVKTFSLVGIPIAAGIINFVVLTSAASACNSGMFSTSRILYNLSRSDQASPHLGKLNKNHVPSNSLFISTIVISVGALLSKLIPEQAFGIVTTISAICFIWVWGIVLICHIKYKKTRPDLQATSKFKAPFTPGINYAVLTLFAGILVIMLFAGETRPALLFTPLWFVLLFILYSIRSKKVKSNQG; from the coding sequence ATGGCACAACCAGAATTAAAGAGAGAACTAGCCAATCGGCATGTTCAACTTATCGCTATTGGCGGCACCATTGGTACAGGATTATTCTTGGGATCAGGCAAGGCGATAGAGAAGGCAGGCCCATCCATCATGATCACGTATTTAATCGTGGGTATTGCTGTGTTTTTTGTGATGAGAGCATTGGGAGAACTCCTATTATCTAAAGCGGGCTATCAATCGTTTACCGATATCGCTGAAGACTATCTTGGATCTCGGGTCGCATTCATCACCGGTTGGACCTATTGGTTTTGCTGGATTATGACGGCCATGGCTGATGTCATTGCTGTTGGCGTATATGTGCAGTATTGGTTTGATATCCCGCAGTGGGTTCCTGCTATCGCCTGTCTTGTCGTGTTGTTAGGTCTAAATCTATTAACTGTAAAGAGTTTTGGAGAACTCGAATTTTGGTTTGCTTTGATTAAAGTAATCACGATTCTTGCCTTAATTGGTCTTGGGGTCATTTTACTGATCATAGGGTTCAAGACGGATGCAGGATCGGTGACGATTCGAAACCTGTGGGAGCATGGGGGCTTTTTTCCGAACGGTATATCAGGCTTCTTATTTTCTTTTCAAATGGTTGTATTTGCTTATGTCGGTGTGGAGTTGGTGGGTGTATCGGCAGCGGAAACAGCGGATCCGGAAAAAAACATCCCATCGGCGATTAATAAAATTCCTTTGCGGATTTTATTTTTCTATGTCGGTGCGCTTTTTGTCCTGCTATGCATTAACCCTTGGACGGAGCTCAGTCCGGCAGAGAGTCCTTTTGTAAAAACCTTTAGTTTAGTAGGGATTCCGATCGCTGCAGGGATTATTAATTTTGTCGTATTAACCTCAGCTGCTTCCGCTTGTAATAGTGGAATGTTCTCGACAAGCCGAATTCTCTATAACTTGAGTAGAAGCGACCAGGCGTCACCTCATTTAGGTAAACTGAACAAAAACCATGTACCTAGCAACTCGTTATTCATTTCTACAATTGTCATATCTGTAGGGGCTCTTTTGAGTAAACTTATTCCGGAGCAGGCTTTTGGAATCGTGACAACGATCAGCGCTATTTGTTTTATATGGGTGTGGGGCATTGTTCTCATCTGCCATATTAAGTATAAGAAAACTCGGCCAGACTTACAGGCTACATCCAAGTTCAAAGCACCTTTCACCCCGGGTATTAATTATGCTGTCTTAACCTTGTTCGCGGGGATACTGGTCATCATGCTATTCGCTGGAGAGACACGTCCGGCTTTATTGTTTACTCCGTTATGGTTTGTTTTATTATTCATCCTATATTCGATTAGAAGCAAAAAGGTAAAAAGTAATCAAGGTTAA
- a CDS encoding DeoR/GlpR family DNA-binding transcription regulator, translating to MLATERQQIILAELKQRGNVSVKDLKVLLRVSLDTVRRDLEHMEGMGQLLRVHGGAVIKDDSVTNRDFTLRKVAQLEQKQQLAANAMAFVKENQAISLNAGTTNIEVARQLAAHFERLTVITNSIKVAEILAVKSGFHVIVLGGVLNHDEFSLYGGSIQQEISKFNIDVAFISINAISLDKGLTDFRQGESEVIQVMIQNAVKRIVVADSSKFETVSYLNICGFDEIDTIVTDIELDLGLRLQYEGRGIQIIQ from the coding sequence ATGTTAGCAACGGAACGACAACAAATTATTTTGGCGGAACTCAAGCAGAGAGGCAATGTTTCGGTTAAAGACTTAAAGGTGCTTCTCCGGGTTTCATTGGATACCGTTAGACGTGATTTGGAGCATATGGAGGGGATGGGTCAACTACTGCGAGTTCACGGTGGGGCCGTCATTAAGGATGATTCGGTGACGAATCGCGACTTTACATTGCGAAAAGTAGCCCAATTGGAGCAGAAGCAGCAGCTTGCAGCGAACGCAATGGCGTTCGTCAAGGAAAACCAGGCGATTTCTCTGAATGCCGGTACGACTAACATTGAAGTGGCTAGACAGCTTGCGGCCCATTTCGAGCGTTTAACCGTTATAACGAACTCTATTAAGGTGGCTGAGATATTGGCAGTCAAAAGTGGCTTTCATGTCATCGTACTTGGTGGGGTGCTCAATCACGATGAATTTTCACTATACGGGGGTTCTATACAGCAAGAAATATCAAAATTTAACATTGATGTCGCGTTTATATCTATCAATGCGATCTCCCTTGATAAGGGCTTGACCGATTTCCGTCAAGGCGAGTCCGAGGTGATTCAGGTCATGATTCAAAATGCGGTGAAGCGGATCGTCGTAGCCGATTCGAGCAAGTTCGAGACCGTATCATACTTGAATATTTGTGGCTTTGACGAGATTGATACCATAGTGACGGACATTGAGCTGGATCTCGGGCTACGACTTCAGTACGAGGGGCGCGGAATTCAAATCATTCAATAG